The nucleotide sequence CTAGAAGATAAGGTTGCTGTTTATTTCCCACACTCCTATAATATTTCAGGTAACTTAACTATTGTTCCCAAAGAGCATATTATCTTGCTAGATGCACAAAGTTCCGAGGTGATGAAGTTTATAGTCTCGGGTGGTGTCTCTGGGTTGAATTATTAAACCTGAAATGTGCATTCGAACTTTCTATTGCGTGGCAAAATATTTTCAAATCAGACCTTCGCTCGCATTTGGTTTTTAACCATAGTATCACTAATCCAGGTTAAGGGTTCGTTATTTTTAGCTATACAATTCCGAAAGCTTCTTAAGAAGTTTGACAGCTGCATCTGGTATTACGGTTCCAGGGCCAAATACTTCTGTTACCCCATTTTTGTATAGAAAATCATAATCATCTGGCGGAATTACGCCACCTGCTATGACAAGTATATGTTCTGAGTCAGCATCTTTTAGCTCCTTTATCAAAGCAGGGATAAGGGTTTTATGTCCTGCGGCCAAACTAGAGATGCCAATTACATGCACATCATTGTCTATGGCTTGCATCGCAACCTCTTGAGGTGTTTGGAATAGCGGAGCAATGTCCACGTCAAACCCAAGGTCCGCAAAAGCAGAAGCAATAATCCTTGCCCCTCGGTCATGGCCATCTTGTCCCATTTTTGCTACTAATATCCTTGGCCTTCTGCCGTCCAGTTTTATGAACTCTTCAGAGAGTTTCCTGGCTTCTATTACATTTTCCTGTGTTGAAGACTCACGCAAATAAACGCCAGATACAGGGTTTACGGTTGCTTTATATCTTCCAAAAGACTTTTCCATTGCTTCTGATATTTCTCCTAATGTGGCCCTTTTTCTGGCTGCTTCAATAGCTATTTCCAATAAGTTGCCCTGGCCACTTTCTGCACATCTGTAGACCTTTTCCAGAACCGCATCTACTTCTTCGCTATTTCTGTTTTCTTTTACCTCCTTTAATTTAATTAACTGCTTTTGCAGCACTTCGTTATTGTCGATATTCAAAAGATCTATTTGCTGTGATTCTGGAAGCTTGTATTTATTTAAGCCGATGATGACATCTTTGCCGGAATCAATACGAGCCTGCTTAATGGCCGCAGCTTCTTCAATTCTCATTTTGGGTAATCCCTGTTCAATAGCCTTAGTCATTCCTCCTATTTGCTCGACCTCATTGATTAAACTTGTTGCTTTTTGACATAGCTCCTGGGTTAAACTTTCTACCTGCCAAGAGCCTCCCCAAGGGTCGATTGCTTGGCATATTCCCGTTTCTTTTTGCAGAAATAGTTGGGTATCTCTGGCTATTTTTGCTGAAAAGTCTGTCGGCAATGCCAATGCTTCGTCTAATGCATTGGTATGTAAAGACTGAGTGTGGCCATGGACAGCCGCTAAGGCCTCTATACAAGTCCGTATAACGTTGTTGTAAGGGTCTTGGGCGGTAAGGCTCCAGCCAGAGGTCTGACAGTGTGTGCGTAGTATCAACGACTTCTCTTTTTTAGGGCTAAACTGCTTCATTAAGCCAGCCCATAACATTCTTCCAGCCCGCATTTTGGCTATTTCTGCAAAGAAGTTCATGCCAATACCCCAGAAAAACGACAGCCTTGGAGCAAAATCATCAATGACAATTCCTGCCTCTAGACCTGTGCGTACATATTCCAGGCCATCTGCAAGTGTATAGGCCAATTCTATCTCCGCCGTGGCTCCTGCTTCGTGCATATGATAGCCGCTTATGCTGATGGAATTATACTTTGGCATATTCTTAGAAGTGTATCTAAAAATGTCAGCTATAACGCGCATCGATGGGGCAGGAGGGTAGATATACGTATTTCGAACCATAAACTCTTTTAAAATATCGTTTTGTATGGTTCCGCTTAGTTGGTCGGGGGAAACACCTTGCTCCTCGGCTGCAACTATATAAAAAGCCAGAATTGGTATGACGGCACCATTCATGGTCATAGATACAGATATTTGATCTAGAGGAATTCCTTTAAAAAGTATTTTCATGTCCTCTACTGTATCAATGGCCACACCTGCTTTTCCTACATCGCCAGTTACCCTTGGGTGGTCAGAATCATAACCTCTGTGCGTTGCAAGGTCAAACGCGACGGAGAGACCTTTTTGGCCTGCCTTTAAATTTCTATGGTAAAATGCATTCGACTCTTCTGCTGTTGAATACCCTGCATATTGCCTGATCGTCCATGGCCTTCCTGTATACATGCTAGCATATGGGCCGCGAAGAAACGGAGGTTGCCCAGCAGAAGCATCGAAAAGGGCTTTGGTTTGCTTTTGGGCAGGATACTTTATTTTACTTAAGTCTGGACGCATTTTTCTTCTCCTTCATGATTTTTAATGCTTTTTCAAAAATTGCTTTAGTCGCTTGTTCTATATAATACGAGCCTGCACCAGGGTCAGGTTGTTTATTGAAAAACGCTTCATGGTGGAGCAGGTGCCCGATGTTCCTGTTGTAGTCGCTAATGTTTTCATGCTTTTCTAACTTTTCTATTTCTACAGAATCGCAGCCTCCGGCAATACCGCTCATGACTTGAATAGTATTACTGAGCAATATGTAATGTTGTTCAGCCGTGCCTTTTATTCTTGTTGTATAACCATGGATAGGCACTGTGGTCGGGTTACTGCTGTATTGCTGAGAGATCTCTTTCCACAGGTATAGCAATGCCCTTATTTTAGCCAATGATAGAAAAAACTTATTGCTAAGGCTTACGGAAAAAGACAGGTGCTTTAAAATTATATCAGTAGCAATGTTTTTCTGTTGGAGCTTGTAAATTATTTCCATTGCCTCATGCAGCAATATGGCGAGCTCTTCCGCAGGATCTTGTTCTTCGTTGGCGGTGGCTGTATATCTTATTTCTAACAGCCGAAAAGGCGTATCTTTGGCAAAACTTATGTTGCTAGCAAAGTCTTTGGCCATATCTTCTGTATTTTCTTGTGCTAGGTTATATATAAAAGAGCCGGTGTTAGTGATCAGTAACCTTCCCTCGGGCTGAGCTAATATGGCTGAAGCAGTTTGCCCTGCCTTAATATGAATAGAGGCTTTGGACGTGCAATAGTTGACTATGTTTGATATGTCAGGGCTGCGTTCGTCAATCATTACCCCTTCCGCACCTAGTTCCATAGCCTGTTTGGCTTGCTCTATGGTTTGGACTTGGTTTTCTCTGATTATGAACTTTTTGTTCTTGCTAGGTAGGTGAAATGAATAAGGTGTTTGTTTCTTTATATACAAAGGCAAGAGTTTTATTGCTTGATATGGTTCCCAAGCATTTACTTTTTTGCCTGTTTCTTTTTCAGCGCTCTTTAGCCACTGTTCATAGGATGGGTCTGGAAATATGTCTGAAAAATCTTTCATACTAATATATACGGGTTAAAGCTATAAGGTCTAAGATTCTAATGGAAAAAAATAATTTTTTTTACTTGAATTCAAAAAAAATAATATTATGTGTGTTGAAATAGTACAATTTTTAATTTTTTGTCCATTAAATATCTCAAGTTTTGCATTTTTAAAATTTAAAGAATTTATATGATTTTTTGAATATTTTTTTTATTTAACATTTGATTATTCAAGAGCCTGAGAGGTTATCAAAAAATCAAGTCTTTTCTGATTTTTTTGTTAAATATTTTTTTGACAAATTTGTTTCCCCCTAAAGAAAAGGGTGGGATTTTTTATCATAATTGAATTCTTATGTACGTAGTAAAAGACTGTAAAGCAGTTTGGAATAACTGTCTCCGTTTTATTAGGGAAACCATAGGTGAACAAACGTTTAAGACGTGGTTTGAGCCTATTGTGCCCGTTCGACTACAAAATGAAGTACTAACGATTCAGGTTCCTAATCATTTTTTTTATGAGTGGTTAGAGGAGCACTACGTTAATGTATTACGAAAAGCAATTGACCTGGAGTTAGGACCTCAAGGTAGATTAGAATATTCTATTATAATGGACAAAGGCAATGAAAAATTTAAGCCTTATACCATTAATATGCCAACTTCAGGGCCGGCAGCTTCTGCAGCGGCAGCGCGTCAAGCAGCTCCACCTAAGCCTTCGGCCGATCATAGGAATATTGATCTTTTTGGCATTCCTCTAAACCCAAAGTATACTTTTGATACTTTTATAGAAGGGGACTGCAACAGACTGGCCAGATCAGCTGGTTATGCCATTGCGAACAAACCTGGTATTACTTCTTTTAACCCACTGATGATATATGGTGGTACCGGATTGGGCAAGACGCACCTTGTTCAAGCTATTGCCAATGAAGTAAACTGTAGGTTCCCTGAAAAGTCGGTGCACTTTGTAGCATCAGAGAAATTCTCGAACCAATATATAGAGGCAATAAAGAGCCATACTTTTCAGAACTTTTATAACTTTTACCTGAGTGTAGATGTGCTGATCATAGACGATGTACAGTTTATGGCCGGTAAGGAAAAAACACAAGAAACCTTCTTCCAGATTTTTAACCACCTACATCAGTCCGGTAAGCAGATTATAATGACAAGTGACAGGCCTCCTAAAGACCTCAAAGGTATGGAGGAACGTCTACTTTCTCGTTTTAAATGGGGATTGTCTGCAGATATGCAGCAGCCTGATTTTGAAACTCGTATTGCTATTATTCAGAAAAAGCTAGAGCACGAAGGAATTGTGATTTCTGACGATGTGTTGGAATACTTAGCTTATAGTATAGATACTAATATTCGTGAACTGGAAGGTGTGCTCATTTCTCTAATTGCACAGTCGTCGTTGACGAAGAAAGAAATAGACCTTGAGCTTGCTAAGCATACTTTAAAGAACATTGTTCAGGAAATAGAGTGTGAAGTTAGTATCGACTTTATTCAAAAGTTTGTAGCTGAATACTTTAATGTTCCGGTAGATTCATTAAAAGCTAAAACAAGAAAAAGAGAAATTGTCATCGCTCGACAGGTGTCTATGTATTTTTCAAAAAATTATACCAATATGTCACTTAAGACCATTGGGTACCATTTTGGAAACAGAGACCATAGTACTGTTATTCATGCCATTTCGGCAGTTAATGATATGATGGATACTGATAAAAAGTTTAATGCTACCATGCAGGAACTGACTAAACGCCTTAAGCTTAAGTCTTCAGTATAAAGTCTGTTTTAATGTGTATTTGGTGAAAATCCATTTTACTATACCAGTTACGATATGGTAAAATGGATTTTTTTTATTAGCACACTAAGGTCTTGGCGTAAAAGTTTGTCTGTTTTTTCCTTTCATTGTCGTTGTTCCATAATTCATTTTCCAAAAGCATTTCGTGCCTTGTCTTTAAAAAAGCTCATTGTCCATAATATTAAGGAGAACCTGTATGTGTTGCTTTAACCTGAATTATGCGATAGATTTCGTCATAATGAGCAAAATGACCATGAATCAGTACTTTTGGGTTGCAAAAAAAGCAGCACTATATTTTAAGGTGTTAATATGAGCGAAGCTGCTGGTTTAAAGTTATCGCTGCATGATGGATAGTTCTCGCATGTTTCAGGTTTCATTAAAAAAGGTCTTACTATTTTAAAATAAACCCTTTTTTTACTGAAAAGCTGTCTTGTTAGAAGATATATGAATAGTGCCCTCTTACTCCATTTGTCGTAATGCCTTCAATGATAACCCTTCCTCTGGCATTGCTTAAATACTCTTCTACCTGCTGAGGGGTTGTTACTGGGTTTTTATTGATGGAAATAATTGTGAAACCTTCGTTAATGCCTAACCTCCTGATTAACCCGCCTTTTACTCTTACTATTCTCACACCACCCTCTATGCCCATTTTGTCTCTTTCTACTTTCGAAATGGCCTCTAAGTCAACACCTAGTGATTCCGCTGTGAAAATTTCTCTTTTGAGGATATCGGTGGTTCCTTCTCTGTTGGTAAGTGTAACAACCCCTTCTTTTATTTTTCCGCCTCTGATATAAGTTACCTTAACTTCATCGCCAGGAGATGAGCAAGCCAAAAACTCATCAAAGTTGCTCTTGTGAAGGATATCAACCTCGTCTAGTTTTATAATGATGTCTCCTTTTTTCAAACCAGCGATTTGTGCGGCGCCGCTTTGTTGAATGACGTCAACCAACACACCGTCGAAAGTTTTTACTTTTAAGTCAAGCTCTTGCACCAGTTCAAAATTCAAGTCACTGACATTGGCACCAAAGAAAGCTTTTTGAAGCTCTCCATATTTAATTAAATCTTTAGCTACTTTTTTTACGATATCAGAAGGGACTGCAAAACCATACCCTGTATATGAACCTGTTTTTGATAGAATGGCTGTGTTGATTCCAATAAGCTCTCCCTGCAAATTGATCAATGCCCCTCCACTATTGCCGGGGTTGATAGCCGCGTCTGTTTGAATAAAAGACTCAATTGGAAACTGGCTGCTTACTACATTTATATTACGTCCTTTGGCACTTACTATACCTGCGGTTACTGTTGAGGTGAGGTTAAACGGGTTGCCTACTGCCAACACCCATTCTCCGATATTTACTTTATGTGAGTGTCCTAACTTTACAGCTGGAAGATCTTCGGCGTCAATTTTTAATATTGCCAAATCTGAAGAAGGGTCTCTGCCTATTACTTCTGCGGCATAGGTTCTTTTGTTATGGATCACTTCTATGTCATCGGCCTTGTCTATAACATGGTTGTTCGTGATTATGTATCCATCGTGGGTGTATATTACCCCAGAACCAGAGCCGGAAACCCTTTGGTTACCACCTCCGAAAAACCAGTCGAACATGCTCATTTGGCTTTGCTGCATGGAAGCGGTTTTTATAAAAACTACCGAAGGAGTGCTTAAAGATGAAGCGGAAACAAAATCTTGATTTATTTCCGTCATTTTTTTGTCGCTGGCAAACCTTAAGGTGTTGAGGCTTGAATCAGGGCTTTGATAGTATATAACCTCTTGTATTTGGGGGCTGAACTTGCTATAGATATATGCGCCGGTTGACCCTGCAACCAAAGATATAAGTAGAATTTTTAATAGGCTTTTCATGAGAGAAAAATATTTGAGGTTTAGGATTGTCTATAAGCAAAAAGTATGCAAATTTAACGGGATAAAAAATTTTTTGGTATTCTGAAAATTGGACTTCTTTTACTGAAGATATAACTAAAACAATTTTCTCTAATGTTTTTATCATTATCTTTGCTAT is from Cytophagaceae bacterium ABcell3 and encodes:
- the scpA gene encoding methylmalonyl-CoA mutase, which gives rise to MRPDLSKIKYPAQKQTKALFDASAGQPPFLRGPYASMYTGRPWTIRQYAGYSTAEESNAFYHRNLKAGQKGLSVAFDLATHRGYDSDHPRVTGDVGKAGVAIDTVEDMKILFKGIPLDQISVSMTMNGAVIPILAFYIVAAEEQGVSPDQLSGTIQNDILKEFMVRNTYIYPPAPSMRVIADIFRYTSKNMPKYNSISISGYHMHEAGATAEIELAYTLADGLEYVRTGLEAGIVIDDFAPRLSFFWGIGMNFFAEIAKMRAGRMLWAGLMKQFSPKKEKSLILRTHCQTSGWSLTAQDPYNNVIRTCIEALAAVHGHTQSLHTNALDEALALPTDFSAKIARDTQLFLQKETGICQAIDPWGGSWQVESLTQELCQKATSLINEVEQIGGMTKAIEQGLPKMRIEEAAAIKQARIDSGKDVIIGLNKYKLPESQQIDLLNIDNNEVLQKQLIKLKEVKENRNSEEVDAVLEKVYRCAESGQGNLLEIAIEAARKRATLGEISEAMEKSFGRYKATVNPVSGVYLRESSTQENVIEARKLSEEFIKLDGRRPRILVAKMGQDGHDRGARIIASAFADLGFDVDIAPLFQTPQEVAMQAIDNDVHVIGISSLAAGHKTLIPALIKELKDADSEHILVIAGGVIPPDDYDFLYKNGVTEVFGPGTVIPDAAVKLLKKLSELYS
- a CDS encoding methylmalonyl-CoA mutase family protein encodes the protein MKDFSDIFPDPSYEQWLKSAEKETGKKVNAWEPYQAIKLLPLYIKKQTPYSFHLPSKNKKFIIRENQVQTIEQAKQAMELGAEGVMIDERSPDISNIVNYCTSKASIHIKAGQTASAILAQPEGRLLITNTGSFIYNLAQENTEDMAKDFASNISFAKDTPFRLLEIRYTATANEEQDPAEELAILLHEAMEIIYKLQQKNIATDIILKHLSFSVSLSNKFFLSLAKIRALLYLWKEISQQYSSNPTTVPIHGYTTRIKGTAEQHYILLSNTIQVMSGIAGGCDSVEIEKLEKHENISDYNRNIGHLLHHEAFFNKQPDPGAGSYYIEQATKAIFEKALKIMKEKKNASRLK
- the dnaA gene encoding chromosomal replication initiator protein DnaA → MYVVKDCKAVWNNCLRFIRETIGEQTFKTWFEPIVPVRLQNEVLTIQVPNHFFYEWLEEHYVNVLRKAIDLELGPQGRLEYSIIMDKGNEKFKPYTINMPTSGPAASAAAARQAAPPKPSADHRNIDLFGIPLNPKYTFDTFIEGDCNRLARSAGYAIANKPGITSFNPLMIYGGTGLGKTHLVQAIANEVNCRFPEKSVHFVASEKFSNQYIEAIKSHTFQNFYNFYLSVDVLIIDDVQFMAGKEKTQETFFQIFNHLHQSGKQIIMTSDRPPKDLKGMEERLLSRFKWGLSADMQQPDFETRIAIIQKKLEHEGIVISDDVLEYLAYSIDTNIRELEGVLISLIAQSSLTKKEIDLELAKHTLKNIVQEIECEVSIDFIQKFVAEYFNVPVDSLKAKTRKREIVIARQVSMYFSKNYTNMSLKTIGYHFGNRDHSTVIHAISAVNDMMDTDKKFNATMQELTKRLKLKSSV
- a CDS encoding trypsin-like peptidase domain-containing protein, whose translation is MKSLLKILLISLVAGSTGAYIYSKFSPQIQEVIYYQSPDSSLNTLRFASDKKMTEINQDFVSASSLSTPSVVFIKTASMQQSQMSMFDWFFGGGNQRVSGSGSGVIYTHDGYIITNNHVIDKADDIEVIHNKRTYAAEVIGRDPSSDLAILKIDAEDLPAVKLGHSHKVNIGEWVLAVGNPFNLTSTVTAGIVSAKGRNINVVSSQFPIESFIQTDAAINPGNSGGALINLQGELIGINTAILSKTGSYTGYGFAVPSDIVKKVAKDLIKYGELQKAFFGANVSDLNFELVQELDLKVKTFDGVLVDVIQQSGAAQIAGLKKGDIIIKLDEVDILHKSNFDEFLACSSPGDEVKVTYIRGGKIKEGVVTLTNREGTTDILKREIFTAESLGVDLEAISKVERDKMGIEGGVRIVRVKGGLIRRLGINEGFTIISINKNPVTTPQQVEEYLSNARGRVIIEGITTNGVRGHYSYIF